In a single window of the Cucurbita pepo subsp. pepo cultivar mu-cu-16 chromosome LG18, ASM280686v2, whole genome shotgun sequence genome:
- the LOC111780514 gene encoding ABSCISIC ACID-INSENSITIVE 5-like protein 2 encodes MGIQTMGSQLNGQQSHLQPASLMRQNSWYGRTLDEVKNQLGELGKPVGSMNLDEFLHNIWAAEDNQSMEMESESSSSAYSLQRQASFTLARALSGKTVDDVWREIQQGKKKKKKNCEDLKTQSSVTTLGDITLEDFLIQAGLYAEASPSPIMSLDAIDSMDEQTFSQKIGLLSSFPSLGTLSDTTPKRGRDPSDTFEETMDRRLKRKIKNRESAARSRARKQAYHNELVNKVSRLEEENLKLKKEKEFENTMQSKPISEPKYQLRRTSSASF; translated from the exons ATGGGGATTCAAACGATGGGTTCACAATTGAACGGCCAACAGTCCCATTTACAACCTGCCTCGTTGATGAGACAAAATTCATGGTATGGTCGAACTCTTGATGAGGTTAAAAACCAGTTAGGTGAATTGGGGAAGCCAGTAGGGAGCATGAACCTTGATGAGTTTCTTCATAACATCTGGGCAGCTGAAGACAACCAATCCATGGAAATGGAGAGTGAAAGTTCCTCTTCGGCGTATTCTCTGCAGCGTCAAGCCAGTTTCACACTGGCTAGAGCGTTGAGTGGGAAGACTGTTGATGATGTGTGGAGGGAGATTCAacaagggaagaagaagaagaagaagaattgtGAAGATTTGAAAACTCAGAGTAGCGTGACTACACTTGGTGATATCACTTTAGAGGATTTCTTGATACAAGCAGGGCTTTATGCTGAGGCTTCTCCAAGTCCCATTATGAGCTTGGATGCCATTGATTCTATGGATGAGCAGACTTTTTCACAGAAAATCGGCTTGTTGTCGTCGTTCCCTTCGCTTGGCACACTGTCAGATACAACACCAAAACGGGGAAGGGATCCCTCAGACACATTTGAGGAGACTATGGACCGGAGGCTAAAGAGGAAAATCAAGAACAGGGAGTCTGCTGCTCGATCTCGAGCAAGAAAACAG GCGTACCATAATGAATTGGTGAATAAGGTCTCACGCCTTGAAGAGGAGAATTTGAAACTCAAGAAAGAGAAG
- the LOC111779799 gene encoding F-box/kelch-repeat protein At5g26960-like translates to MASMASDNNSGSNSRHFSWFIKSCFPNPNDSSATVPVHSKSCFETTNIASNHLPPPPATVSSLPDDLLLECLSRVPSASLPSVSLVCRQWSRILLSSSFVDLRRLRGHLEDTVYAVSATNYGLFAASFNFRDGGLWKVALFRAKESLFLSNFYGLLSHARLSAIGPRIYLIGRNAMFLYDTWSGMVTARSAMNFSRKKFANAVISGRIYVAGGAATTTAVEMYDPETDSWQVVAQSTRRRYGCIGAAVDGVFYVIGGLKIGGGVSGNLTSRAAGGSEAHIYASSMDMYDVEARTWLRSRAVPGGGCVVAACAAAGHIFVLASHAVELSFWKFDARRKCPNNSNRHTTTQTSTKTAGFGEWYRIKSPPLPPQFRLDSTVRFSCVGVGETVVLIQVAGCIDDLLRRSGRSARGLKEGLVLIYETKSGDWRRGAEMPEVMQRAACVCVEC, encoded by the coding sequence ATGGCGTCAATGGCGTCGGACAACAACTCCGGCTCAAACTCTCGCCATTTTTCCTGGTTCATCAAATCTTGCTTCCCTAACCCTAACGATTCCTCCGCCACCGTCCCTGTTCactccaaatcttgcttcgaAACTACTAATATCGCCTCCAATCACCTCCCCCCACCCCCCGCCACCGTCTCCTCCCTTCCCGACGACCTTCTTTTGGAGTGCCTTTCCAGAGTTCCGTCCGCTTCTCTTCCTTCCGTTTCTCTCGTTTGCCGTCAGTGGTCTCGCATTCTGCTTTCCTCTTCGTTTGTCGATCTTCGCCGTCTTCGCGGTCATTTGGAGGATACTGTTTATGCTGTTTCTGCAACTAATTACGGCCTATTTGCAGCGAGTTTCAACTTCCGAGACGGTGGATTGTGGAAGGTTGCGCTGTTCAGAGCGAAGGAGAGTTTGTTCCTTAGTAATTTCTATGGATTGCTCTCTCACGCGCGCCTCTCTGCCATTGGACCTAGGATTTACCTAATCGGCCGAAATGCGATGTTCCTTTACGATACCTGGTCTGGAATGGTCACCGCCAGATCTGCGATGAATTTCTCCAGGAAGAAATTCGCCAATGCGGTGATTTCCGGTAGAATCTACGTCGCTGGCGGTGCTGCGACCACGACGGCGGTGGAGATGTATGATCCAGAGACGGACTCTTGGCAAGTCGTTGCTCAGTCAACGAGAAGACGCTACGGTTGTATCGGAGCCGCTGTGGACGGTGTGTTCTACGTGATTGGAGGATTGAAGATCGGGGGAGGAGTTTCTGGTAACCTAACATCACGCGCCGCTGGTGGATCGGAGGCTCATATCTACGCGAGCTCCATGGATATGTACGATGTGGAGGCGCGTACGTGGCTGAGAAGCCGCGCCGTACCGGGAGGAGGCTGCGTGGTGGCGGCGTGTGCAGCGGCGGGACATATCTTCGTCCTCGCTAGCCACGCCGTCGAGCTCTCGTTCTGGAAATTCGACGCAAGAAGAAAGTGCCCTAACAACTCCAACAGACACACCACCACCCAAACCTCAACCAAAACCGCCGGATTCGGCGAGTGGTACAGAATAAAAAGTCCGCCGCTCCCGCCGCAGTTCCGGCTGGACAGCACGGTGAGATTCAGCTGCGTCGGAGTGGGAGAGACGGTGGTGCTGATTCAGGTCGCTGGCTGCATCGACGATTTACTCCGCCGAAGCGGAAGAAGCGCAAGAGGATTAAAGGAAGGTTTGGTACTGATCTACGAGACGAAGAGCGGAGATTGGAGAAGAGGAGCGGAAATGCCGGAAGTTATGCAACGCGCTGCCTGCGTGTGCGTCGAGTGCTGA
- the LOC111779800 gene encoding T-complex protein 1 subunit eta-like yields MAAMLQPQIILLKEGTDTSQGKAQLVSNINACTAVADVVRTTLGPRGMDKLIHDDKGNVTISNDGATIMKLLDIVHPAAKILVDIAKSQDSEVGDGTTTVVLLAAEFLREAKPFIEDGVHSQNLIRSYRAASQLAIEKVKELATSIEGKSLEEKKSLLGKCAATTLSSKLIGGEKDFFASMVVDAVIAIGDEDRLNMIGIKKVPGGTMRDSFLVNGVAFKKTFSYAGFEQQPKKFLNPKILLLNIELELKSEKEXLIELSDPSQYQSIVDAEWNIIYEKLDKCVESGAKVVLSRLAIGDLATQYFADRDIFCAGRVAEEDLHRVAAATGGTVQTSVNNVIDEVLGTCEVFEEKQVGNERYNIFSGCPSGRTATIVLRGGADQFIEEAERSLHDAIMIVRRAMKNSTVVAGGGAIDMEISRYLRQHARTIAGKSQLFINSYAKALEVIPRQLCDNAGFDATDVLNKLRQKHAHPSGEGAPYGVDINTGGVADSFANFVWEPAVVKINAINAATEAACLILSVDETVKNPKSESAQGEAAASAMGGRRGGAAFRGRGRGMRRQ; encoded by the exons TAGAGGTATGGACAAACTCATTCACGACGATAAGGGAAATGTCACCATTTCCAATGATGGTGCTACCATTATGAAGCTTCTCGATATTGTTCATCCTGCCGCTAAGATCCTCGTGGACATCGCTAAGTCGCAGGACTCCGAG GTTGGTGATGGGACAACAACTGTTGTTCTTCTCGCTGCTGAGTTCTTGAGGGAGGCCAAGCCTTTTATTGAGGATGGAGTCCactctcaaaatttaatacGAAGCTATCGGGCTGCAAGCCAATTG GCAATTGAGAAAGTAAAAGAGTTGGCAACCAGTATAGAGGGGAAGAGCttggaggaaaagaaaagcttgTTGGGTAAATGTGCTGCGACAACACTTTCATCTAAGCTCATTGGTGGTGAGAAGGATTTCTTTGCATCAATGGTTGTTGATGCTGTTATTGCAATTGGCGATGAAGATAGGCTAAATATGATTGGTATAAAGAAG GTTCCTGGAGGGACTATGCGTGACTCCTTCCTGGTAAATGGTGTTGCCTTCAAGAAGACATTTTCTTATGCAGGTTTCGAACAGCAGCCAAAGAAGTTTTTAAATCCAAAGATTCTCTTGCTAAATATTGAATTGGAACTGAAATCAGAGAAAGAAAANCTAATCGA GCTTTCTGATCCATCGCAGTATCAGTCCATTGTTGATGCAGAATGGAATATTATTTACGAAAAGTTAGACAAATGTGTAGAGAGTGGAGCCAAGGTTGTTCTTTCGCGTTTGGCTATTGGTGATCTTGCCACACAG TACTTTGCAGACCGAGATATTTTCTGTGCTGGCCGTGTGGCTGAGGAAGATCTACATAGGGTTGCTGCTGCAACTGGTGGAACTGTACAGACATCTGTCAACAACGTTATTGATGAG GTTCTTGGGACATGTGAGGTTTTTGAGGAAAAGCAAGTTGGTAATGAAAGATATAATATATTCAGTGGCTGTCCATCAGGTAGAACAGCCACCATAGTCCTTCGAGGTGGAGCTGATCAG TTTATTGAAGAAGCAGAACGTAGCTTGCACGATGCAATCATGATTGTTAGAAGAGCAATGAAGAATTCTACTGTTGTTGCTGGAGGCGGAGCAATTGAT ATGGAGATCAGTCGATATTTGAGGCAACATGCACGCACAATAGCTGGCAAGTCTCAGCTTTTCATCAACTCATATGCCAAAGCCCTTGAG GTTATACCCAGACAACTGTGTGACAATGCTGGGTTTGATGCTACCGATGTGCTCAACAAATTGCGACAGAAGCATGCACATCCTTCAG GTGAGGGTGCACCGTATGGGGTGGACATCAACACCGGTGGAGTTGCTGATTCATTTGCAAACTTCGTATGGGAACCTGCTGTTGTGAAG ATAAATGCTATTAATGCTGCTACAGAGGCAGCTTGTCTCATATTAAGTGTTGACGAAACTGTGAAGAATCCCAAG TCCGAGAGTGCACAGGGAGAAGCTGCTGCCAGTGCCATGGGCGGAAGACGTGGTGGCGCTGCATTCCGTGGCCGTGGACGTGGAATGCGAAGACAATAA
- the LOC111779798 gene encoding stomatal closure-related actin-binding protein 1-like: protein MTRISRTYNDTMQREGVSAVSADVIFASSRFPNYKIGANNQIVEAVDDPKVLSMRQVVACEAAQLLEQQKRLSVRDLTNKFEKGLAAAAKLSEEARLREAASLEKHVLLKKLRDALEALRGRVAERNKDDVEEAIAMVEALAVQLTQREGELIQEKAEVKKLANFLKQASEDAKKLVNQERAFARAEIENAREAVQRVEEALQEHERTSRAAGKQDLEELMKEVQEARRIKMLHQPSKVMDMEHELQALRRQLAEKSKYSILLQKELAISKKAMGDSSNFYEIDGAELLGSYLRIQSSCDTAPDLSKCSIQWYRIAPEGGKKELISGATKSVYAPEPFDVGKILQADVNLDDHRITLTTTGPIDPAAGLGSYVEALVRKHDVEFNVVLTQLNGVNHPSESIHALHVGKMRIKLCKGKNTIAKEFYSSSMQLCGVRGGGNAAAQALFWQATKDLSVVLAFESERDRNAAIMLARRFAFDCNIVLAGPNDRAPSPN from the exons ATGACAAGGATAAGCCGTACTTATAATGACACAATGCAAAGAGAGGGTGTCTCAGCTGTATCAGCGGATGTGATATTTGCTTCCAGTCGTTTTCCAAACTACAAAATTGGAGCTAACAATCAGATTGTGGAGGCAGTAGATGATCCCAAAGTACTATCTATGAGGCAGGTCGTTGCTTGCGAGGCTGCCCAACTTTTGGAACAGCAGAAACGCCTCTCGGTTCGAGACTTGACCAATAAATTTGAGAAGGGTTTGGCTGCTGCTGCTAAGTTGTCTGAAGAG GCTAGACTAAGAGAGGCAGCTTCACTGGAAAAACATGTCCTATTGAAGAAGCTTAGGGATGCATTGGAAGCATTAAGAGGACGTGTCGCCGAAAGGAATAAGGATGATGTAGAGGAAGCAATTGCAATG GTGGAGGCTTTAGCAGTTCAACTTACTCAACGGGAAGGGGAATTAATACAAGAAAAGGCTGAAGTGAAGAAGCTAGCTAATTTTCTTAAGCAG GCATCGGAAGACGCTAAGAAACTCGTCAATCAGGAAAGAGCTTTTGCACGTGCAGAAATTGAAAATGCAAGAGAAGCAGTTCAGAGAGTGGAAGAAGCCCTTCAAGAACATGAACGAACGTCTCGTGCAGCTGGGAAGCAg GACCTGGAGGAACTAATGAAGGAGGTTCAAGAGGCTAGAAGGATCAAAATGCTCCACCAACCAAGCAAG GTTATGGACATGGAACATGAACTTCAGGCATTGAGACGGCAACTTGCGGAGAAGTCGAAGTATTCTATACTACTTCAGAAAGAA CTTGCAATAAGCAAGAAGGCAATGGGAGACAGTTCCAACTTTTACGAGATAGATGGTGCCGAGTTGTTGGGTTCTTATCTCCGTATCCAATCTTCTTGTGATACAGCTCCAGACCTTTCAAAATGCTCTATCCAATGGTACCGCATAGCACCTGAAGGTGGCAAGAAAGAACTTATTTCAG GAGCTACAAAATCAGTTTACGCTCCCGAACCTTTTGACGTCGGGAAAATATTGCAAGCTGACGTTAATTTAGACGACCATAGAATCACTTTGACCACCACTGGCCCCATTGATCCAG CTGCTGGTCTGGGAAGCTATGTTGAGGCCCTCGTGCGGAAACATGATGTTGAGTTTAAT GTAGTTCTTACTCAGCTGAATGGAGTGAATCATCCATCCGAGTCGATCCACGCGCTCCACGTCGGAAAGATGCGGATAAAGCTCTGCAAGGGAAAGAACACCATCGCTAAAGAATTCTATTCTTCATCAATGCAG TTATGTGGAGTTCGGGGCGGTGGCAACGCTGCAGCTCAAGCGTTGTTTTGGCAAGCTACGAAAGATCTTTCTGTCGTATTAGCATTCGAATCCGAGAGAGACAGGAACGCAGCCATAATGCTAGCCAGGAGGTTCGCTTTTGATTGCAAT ATCGTTCTTGCTGGACCCAACGACCGAGCTCCATCACCGAACTGA